A genomic region of Papaver somniferum cultivar HN1 chromosome 7, ASM357369v1, whole genome shotgun sequence contains the following coding sequences:
- the LOC113300634 gene encoding probable folate-biopterin transporter 9, chloroplastic produces MINVFRNPIIIRTSAKSNSIIISSHGKQNPNLSSSSSSIQIPTTNNPLNPKTQLLKPIILTPKLPLRKTRIVKKRIEKEDEAELLKVGSSGRGMLILCGFGYWVQGFRCFPWLGLNFDMANTLNLNPSTLQLVQNIAILPMVAKPLYGILSDAVYIGGAHRLPYISIGALLQVLSWGSLALIPVKGDVLPILMACMLLGNLGASITEVTKDALVAEYGQKQKIRGLQSYAFMALAAGGIFGNLFGGYFLSKTQQPNFMFLLFTLLLSCQLALSVTSREDSLGLPGPSANYILKKSFFQNLHKQFLDIITIISDESILRPLCWIVASILVVPILSGTIFCYQTQCLKLDASVIGMSKVVGQLMLLLATVLYDRYWKRIPIRTLISRVQIVYATLLLLDLILVGQINLKVGIPNKAFVLCLSGLAETVAQFRLLPFSVLFMNLCPPGFEGSLASFLGSAFCLSSIISGFLGVGLASLLGVSSGDFLNLKLGIILQFVAALVPLGWIAYLPMSRSGEEKEKKKSIRRMKKREHKRK; encoded by the exons ATGATTAATGTATTTAGAAACCCCATCATCATTCGAACATCCGCAAAATCCAATTCAATCATCATCAGTTCTCATGGCAAACAAAACCCAaacctttcatcttcttcttcttcgattcaGATTCCAACAACAAATAATCCATTAAATCCCAAGACCCAACTCTTAAAACCCATCATTTTGACTCCTAAACTCCCTTTGAGAAAAACAAGAATTGTTAAAAAGAGAATTGAAAAAGAGGATGAAGCAGAGTTGTTGAAAGTAGGTAGTAGTGGTCGTGGGATGTTGATTTTGTGTGGATTTGGGTATTGGGTTCAAGGATTTAGATGTTTTCCATGGTTAGGACTGAATTTTGATATGGCTAATACGCTTAACCTAAATCCATCGACATTGCAGTTGGTTCAGAATATTGCCATCTTGCCTATGGTGGCTAAACCTCTATATGGGATTTTATCTGATGCTGTCTACATTGGAGGGGCTCATAGATTGCCTTATATTTCCATTGGAG CACTTTTGCAGGTTCTCTCTTGGGGTTCACTTGCATTAATCCCAGTTAAGGGGGATGTACTTCCAATATTGATGGCGTGTATGCTGCTTGGTAACCTTGGAGCATCCATTACAGAAGTTACAAAAGACGCCCTTGTTGCGGAGTACggacaaaaacagaaaattagagGCCTGCAGTCTTACGCATTCATGGCTCTCGCTGCTGGGGGAATCTTTGGAAACTTATTTGGTGGATACTTCTTAAGCAAAACACAACAACCCAATTTCATGTTTCTATTGTTCACGCTCTTACTTTCTTGTCAGCTAGCACTTTCCGTAACATCAAGAGAGGATTCCCTTGGCTTACCAGGACCGTCGGCTAACTACATCCTAAAGAAGTCATTCTTTCAAAATCTACACAAGCAGTTTCTGGATATCATCACGATTATAAGTGATGAGAGTATTTTACGCCCTCTCTGTTGGATTGTAGCTTCGATTCTCGTGGTTCCCATTCTATCAGGAACCATTTTCTGCTATCAAACACAATGCCTAAAGCTGGATGCTTCAGTTATTGGGATGTCTAAAGTTGTTGGTCAACTGATGCTTCTACTTGCAACTGTGTTATATGATCGATACTGGAAAAGAATTCCAATAAGAACACTAATAAGCAGGGTTCAGATTGTGTATGCAACATTGCTTCTCCTTGATCTGATACTTGTAGGACAGATAAATCTCAAAGTTGGAATTCCAAACAAGGCCTTTGTTTTGTGCTTATCTGGCTTAGCAGAAACTGTTGCTCAGTTTAGGCTCCTACCTTTCTCAGTGTTATTTATGAATCTCTGCCCACCCGGATTCGAAGGGTCACTTGCTTCATTCCTAGGTTCAGCCTTTTGTTTGTCTTCAATAATTAGTGGCTTTTTAGGTGTTGGATTGGCTTCTCTGTTAGGAGTATCATCTGGCGATTTCTTGAATTTGAAACTGGGCATTATACTACAGTTTGTTGCAGCTTTGGTTCCTTTGGGGTGGATTGCTTATTTACCCATGTCACGTTCAGgagaggaaaaggaaaagaagaaaagtataagaagaatgaagaaaagagaacataaaagaaaataa
- the LOC113296839 gene encoding pre-mRNA-processing factor 39-like isoform X1, translating to MGDSETLVTPASADMEYPSGDYKHVASNAMDQNIGDQTTYTADPNIIMHEAPTTSAEDGGKTIDVTQENLQAGVYDSSVNGNGTTNHDANGNVQHASGEAVGEQPLEADSVSTAEERLWSIVKSNSLDFNAWTALIEETEKVAEDNISKIEKVYDAFLAEFPLCYGYWKKYADHEARLASVDKVVEVYERAVVSVTYSVDIWLHYCVFSMSSNYEDPETVRRLFDRGLAYVGTDYLSYPLWDKFIEYEYSQQEWGRLATIYTKILESPNQQLDRYFTSFKELAGSRPLSEIRTAEEVSAAEASGQGIESEVNPDDPENSLKPVSAGLTEAEELEKYVAVREEMYKKAKEFDSKIVGFETDIRRPYFHVRPLNGPELENWHNYLDFIEGEDDFNKVVKLYERCLIACANYPEFWIRYVLSMEAKGSMDLANNALARATQVFVKRQPEIHLFAARLREQSGDIQEARAAYQLVHSGISPGLLDAINKHANMEHRLGNTEEAFSLYEQAIATEKGKEQSQILPMLFVQYSRFLYLVAGEVDKSREVLIGALEHIKLSKSILEAFILFESIQSVPKRIDYLDSLVEKYIMPSPDNNNGASTTDREEISSIFTEFLGLFGDTQSIKKAEDRHSKLFLCHRSTTESRKRSAEDLLASDKAKLVKSYGGPPSPAPSAMGAYPAAQNVWPAGYGSQPQAWNQASQAQGQQWNSGYTQQAGYAGYSSYGGGYAQPQVPAPAPQSAAAYGAYTPAPTYPTQAYGQQPYAQPVASAAAAVVPTHPQAPVPQAAGAPYYSGSYY from the exons ATGGGAGATAGTGAAACTCTAGTTACTCCGGCCTCTGCTGATATGGAGTACCCATCTGGTGATTACAAGCACGTGGCCTCAAATGCCATGGATCAGAATATAGGTGATCAAACTACGTACACTGCAGATCCCAATATAATTATGCATGAAGCACCCACTACCTCAGCAGAAGATGGTGGTAAAACCATAGATGTTACCCAGGAAAACTTGCAAGCTGGAGTTTATGATTCTTCTGTAAACGGCAATGGAACAACTAATCACGACGCCAATGGAAACGTTCAACATGCATCTGGAGAGGCTGTTGGCGAGCAACCGTTGGAGGCTGATTCTG TTTCTACTGCAGAAGAGCGACTGTGGAGCATAGTCAAGTCCAACTCATTAGATTTCAATGCTTGGACTGCACTAATTGAAGAGACAGAGAAGGTGGCAGAG GACAATATATCAAAAATCGAGAAAGTTTATGATGCATTTTTAGCCGAATTCCCCTTGTGTTATGGTTACTGGAAGAAGTACGCAGACCATGAGGCACGCCTGGCCTCTGTCGACAAAGTCGTGGAGGTGTATGAGCGGGCAGTTGTATCCGTGACCTATTCTGTAGACatttggttgcattattgtgTGTTTTCCATGTCGTCGAATTATGAAGATCCTGAGACTGTTCGAAG GCTGTTCGATAGGGGTTTGGCTTATGTCGGGACTGATTATCTGTCATATCCTCTTTGGGATAAATTTATCGAGTATGAATATTCGCAGCAGGAGTGGGGTCGCCTTGCTACGATTTACACAAAAATTCTGGAAAGTCCTAATCAACAACTTGATCGCTATTTCACCAG CTTCAAGGAGTTGGCTGGAAGTAGGCCTTTATCAGAAATTAGGACCGCTGAggaagtttctgctgctgaagctaGTGGCCAGGGCATTGAAAGCGAGGTTAACCCTGATGATCCAGAAAATTCTCTTAAACCTGTTAGTGCTGGCTTAACAGAAGCAGAGGAGTTGGAGAAGTATGTCGCCGTTAGGGAAGAGATGTACAAGAAAGCTAAAGAGTTTGACTCCAAGATCGTTGGTTTTGAAACAGATATTAGGAGGCCTTACTTCCATGTGCGCCCTCTCAATGGCCCGGAGCTTGAGAATTGGCATAACTATCTTGACTTTATAGAAGGAGAAGACGACTTTAACAAG GTTGTCAAGTTATATGAAAGATGCCTAATTGCGTGCGCCAACTATCCTGAGTTCTGGATACGGTATGTACTAAGCATGGAAGCTAAAGGAAGCATGGATCTTGCGAATAATGCTCTTGCTCGTGCTACTCAAGTCTTTGTCAAG AGACAGCCAGAAATTCATCTTTTTGCGGCTAGACTCAGAGAGCAGAGTGGGGATATTCAGGAAGCTCGTGCTGCATATCAACTTGTGCATTCTGGAATCTCACCCGGTTTACTAGATGCAATTAATAAGCATGCCAACATGGAACATCGACTA GGTAATACGGAAGAGGCTTTTTCATTGTACGAGCAGGCTATTGCCACTGAAAAAGGGAAAGAGCAGTCTCAAATATTGCCTATGCTGTTTGTTCAGTATTCACGTTTTTTGTACCTG GTTGCTGGTGAGGTGGATAAATCTAGAGAAGTTCTTATTGGGGCTCTAGAGCACATAAAATTGTCGAAATCAATATTGGAG GCCTTTATACTTTTCGAATCGATTCAGTCAGTTCCGAAGAGGATAGATTATCTAGATTCGTTGGTAGAGAAGTACATAATGCCTAGCCCTGATAATAATAATGGCGCAAGTACCACTGACAGAGAAGAAATATCTAGCATATTTACAGAG TTTCTGGGTCTTTTTGGAGACACACAGTCAATCAAGAAGGCTGAGGATCGACATTCAAAGCTCTTTCTATGTCACAGGAGCACTACCGAATCGAGAAAACGGTCTGCTGAAGATCTTTTAGCATCAGATAAAGCAAAACTGGTTAAGTCATATGGGGGTCCTCCTTCACCAGCTCCATCTGCGATGGGTGCATATCCGGCAGCGCAAAACGTGTGGCCTGCAGGTTATGGATCTCAACCACAGGCTTGGAACCAGGCTTCACAAGCACAGGGACAACAATGGAACTCTGGCTACACTCAACAG GCTGGGTATGCCGGATATAGTAGTTATGGAGGCGGTTATGCTCAACCTCAGGTGCCTGCCCCAGCACCTCAAAGTGCTGCAGCCTATGGTGCTTATACTCCTGCTCCAACATATCCAACTCAG GCTTATGGGCAACAACCTTATGCACAGCCAGTGGcgtctgcagcagcagcagttgttCCAACTCACCCACAGGCTCCAGTCCCTCAGGCTGCGGGAGCACCTTACTATAGCGGAAGTTACTATTGA
- the LOC113296839 gene encoding pre-mRNA-processing factor 39-like isoform X2, with amino-acid sequence MGDSETLVTPASADMEYPSGDYKHVASNAMDQNIGDQTTYTADPNIIMHEAPTTSAEDGGKTIDVTQENLQAGVYDSSVNGNGTTNHDANGNVQHASGEAVGEQPLEADSEERLWSIVKSNSLDFNAWTALIEETEKVAEDNISKIEKVYDAFLAEFPLCYGYWKKYADHEARLASVDKVVEVYERAVVSVTYSVDIWLHYCVFSMSSNYEDPETVRRLFDRGLAYVGTDYLSYPLWDKFIEYEYSQQEWGRLATIYTKILESPNQQLDRYFTSFKELAGSRPLSEIRTAEEVSAAEASGQGIESEVNPDDPENSLKPVSAGLTEAEELEKYVAVREEMYKKAKEFDSKIVGFETDIRRPYFHVRPLNGPELENWHNYLDFIEGEDDFNKVVKLYERCLIACANYPEFWIRYVLSMEAKGSMDLANNALARATQVFVKRQPEIHLFAARLREQSGDIQEARAAYQLVHSGISPGLLDAINKHANMEHRLGNTEEAFSLYEQAIATEKGKEQSQILPMLFVQYSRFLYLVAGEVDKSREVLIGALEHIKLSKSILEAFILFESIQSVPKRIDYLDSLVEKYIMPSPDNNNGASTTDREEISSIFTEFLGLFGDTQSIKKAEDRHSKLFLCHRSTTESRKRSAEDLLASDKAKLVKSYGGPPSPAPSAMGAYPAAQNVWPAGYGSQPQAWNQASQAQGQQWNSGYTQQAGYAGYSSYGGGYAQPQVPAPAPQSAAAYGAYTPAPTYPTQAYGQQPYAQPVASAAAAVVPTHPQAPVPQAAGAPYYSGSYY; translated from the exons ATGGGAGATAGTGAAACTCTAGTTACTCCGGCCTCTGCTGATATGGAGTACCCATCTGGTGATTACAAGCACGTGGCCTCAAATGCCATGGATCAGAATATAGGTGATCAAACTACGTACACTGCAGATCCCAATATAATTATGCATGAAGCACCCACTACCTCAGCAGAAGATGGTGGTAAAACCATAGATGTTACCCAGGAAAACTTGCAAGCTGGAGTTTATGATTCTTCTGTAAACGGCAATGGAACAACTAATCACGACGCCAATGGAAACGTTCAACATGCATCTGGAGAGGCTGTTGGCGAGCAACCGTTGGAGGCTGATTCTG AAGAGCGACTGTGGAGCATAGTCAAGTCCAACTCATTAGATTTCAATGCTTGGACTGCACTAATTGAAGAGACAGAGAAGGTGGCAGAG GACAATATATCAAAAATCGAGAAAGTTTATGATGCATTTTTAGCCGAATTCCCCTTGTGTTATGGTTACTGGAAGAAGTACGCAGACCATGAGGCACGCCTGGCCTCTGTCGACAAAGTCGTGGAGGTGTATGAGCGGGCAGTTGTATCCGTGACCTATTCTGTAGACatttggttgcattattgtgTGTTTTCCATGTCGTCGAATTATGAAGATCCTGAGACTGTTCGAAG GCTGTTCGATAGGGGTTTGGCTTATGTCGGGACTGATTATCTGTCATATCCTCTTTGGGATAAATTTATCGAGTATGAATATTCGCAGCAGGAGTGGGGTCGCCTTGCTACGATTTACACAAAAATTCTGGAAAGTCCTAATCAACAACTTGATCGCTATTTCACCAG CTTCAAGGAGTTGGCTGGAAGTAGGCCTTTATCAGAAATTAGGACCGCTGAggaagtttctgctgctgaagctaGTGGCCAGGGCATTGAAAGCGAGGTTAACCCTGATGATCCAGAAAATTCTCTTAAACCTGTTAGTGCTGGCTTAACAGAAGCAGAGGAGTTGGAGAAGTATGTCGCCGTTAGGGAAGAGATGTACAAGAAAGCTAAAGAGTTTGACTCCAAGATCGTTGGTTTTGAAACAGATATTAGGAGGCCTTACTTCCATGTGCGCCCTCTCAATGGCCCGGAGCTTGAGAATTGGCATAACTATCTTGACTTTATAGAAGGAGAAGACGACTTTAACAAG GTTGTCAAGTTATATGAAAGATGCCTAATTGCGTGCGCCAACTATCCTGAGTTCTGGATACGGTATGTACTAAGCATGGAAGCTAAAGGAAGCATGGATCTTGCGAATAATGCTCTTGCTCGTGCTACTCAAGTCTTTGTCAAG AGACAGCCAGAAATTCATCTTTTTGCGGCTAGACTCAGAGAGCAGAGTGGGGATATTCAGGAAGCTCGTGCTGCATATCAACTTGTGCATTCTGGAATCTCACCCGGTTTACTAGATGCAATTAATAAGCATGCCAACATGGAACATCGACTA GGTAATACGGAAGAGGCTTTTTCATTGTACGAGCAGGCTATTGCCACTGAAAAAGGGAAAGAGCAGTCTCAAATATTGCCTATGCTGTTTGTTCAGTATTCACGTTTTTTGTACCTG GTTGCTGGTGAGGTGGATAAATCTAGAGAAGTTCTTATTGGGGCTCTAGAGCACATAAAATTGTCGAAATCAATATTGGAG GCCTTTATACTTTTCGAATCGATTCAGTCAGTTCCGAAGAGGATAGATTATCTAGATTCGTTGGTAGAGAAGTACATAATGCCTAGCCCTGATAATAATAATGGCGCAAGTACCACTGACAGAGAAGAAATATCTAGCATATTTACAGAG TTTCTGGGTCTTTTTGGAGACACACAGTCAATCAAGAAGGCTGAGGATCGACATTCAAAGCTCTTTCTATGTCACAGGAGCACTACCGAATCGAGAAAACGGTCTGCTGAAGATCTTTTAGCATCAGATAAAGCAAAACTGGTTAAGTCATATGGGGGTCCTCCTTCACCAGCTCCATCTGCGATGGGTGCATATCCGGCAGCGCAAAACGTGTGGCCTGCAGGTTATGGATCTCAACCACAGGCTTGGAACCAGGCTTCACAAGCACAGGGACAACAATGGAACTCTGGCTACACTCAACAG GCTGGGTATGCCGGATATAGTAGTTATGGAGGCGGTTATGCTCAACCTCAGGTGCCTGCCCCAGCACCTCAAAGTGCTGCAGCCTATGGTGCTTATACTCCTGCTCCAACATATCCAACTCAG GCTTATGGGCAACAACCTTATGCACAGCCAGTGGcgtctgcagcagcagcagttgttCCAACTCACCCACAGGCTCCAGTCCCTCAGGCTGCGGGAGCACCTTACTATAGCGGAAGTTACTATTGA